A genomic region of Streptomyces rimosus contains the following coding sequences:
- a CDS encoding FecCD family ABC transporter permease encodes MTCETAAPPRRLRYPLVLTVLLAALLAAGLAGLVLGSVTIPPGDVLRILTGDAPPGPYPTIVLDVRLPRVLLGAVVGAGLAVIGTVLQALVRNPLADPFLLGASSGASTGAVMVVVLGVGGGVATTVSMPLGAFAGSLAALIAVYAMARRGGTMTTGRLVLAGVAVQYILSALTSLVLVTAAEAEHLRAIMFWTLGGLGQARWNTLWLPAAVLLAGLALLLTLARPLDLLLVGEEGATALGLDTGRFRAAVFVLASLVTGVLVAASGSIGFVGLMVPHAVRMLVGASHRALLPVAALAGAAFVVLADLLARTVAGSQEIPVGVVTALAGGPFFLWLLRRTTRTEGITG; translated from the coding sequence GTGACCTGCGAGACCGCGGCACCGCCGCGCCGCCTGCGCTACCCCCTCGTCCTGACCGTCCTGCTCGCCGCCCTGCTCGCGGCGGGCCTGGCCGGCCTCGTCCTCGGCTCCGTCACCATCCCGCCCGGTGACGTGCTGCGCATCCTGACCGGGGACGCGCCGCCCGGCCCGTACCCGACCATCGTGCTCGACGTCCGGCTGCCGCGCGTGCTGCTCGGCGCCGTCGTCGGCGCGGGGCTGGCCGTCATCGGCACCGTCCTCCAGGCGCTGGTCCGCAACCCGCTCGCCGACCCGTTCCTGCTCGGCGCCTCCTCGGGGGCCTCGACCGGTGCCGTCATGGTCGTCGTCCTGGGCGTCGGCGGCGGCGTGGCCACCACCGTCTCGATGCCGCTGGGAGCCTTCGCGGGCTCGCTCGCCGCGCTGATCGCCGTGTACGCGATGGCCCGGCGCGGCGGCACCATGACCACCGGGCGGCTGGTGCTGGCGGGCGTCGCGGTGCAGTACATCCTGTCCGCGCTCACCAGCCTCGTCCTGGTCACCGCGGCCGAGGCCGAACATCTGCGGGCGATCATGTTCTGGACGCTCGGCGGCCTCGGCCAGGCCCGCTGGAACACCCTGTGGCTGCCCGCCGCCGTGCTGCTCGCCGGGCTCGCGCTGCTGCTCACCCTCGCCCGGCCGCTGGACCTGCTGCTGGTGGGGGAGGAGGGCGCCACCGCCCTCGGCCTGGACACCGGCCGCTTCCGCGCCGCCGTCTTCGTCCTCGCGTCGCTGGTCACCGGCGTGCTCGTGGCGGCCAGCGGCTCGATCGGCTTCGTCGGCCTGATGGTGCCGCACGCCGTACGGATGCTCGTCGGCGCCTCGCACCGCGCCCTGCTGCCGGTCGCGGCGCTGGCGGGCGCGGCCTTCGTGGTCCTCGCCGACCTGCTGGCCCGTACGGTCGCGGGCTCCCAGGAGATCCCCGTCGGCGTGGTCACGGCGCTGGCCGGCGGACCGTTCTTCCTGTGGCTGCTGCGCCGCACGACGCGTACGGAAGGGATCACCGGATGA
- a CDS encoding ABC transporter ATP-binding protein: protein MNGRTMETGAPAPAELRAEGLSYGIDGRHLVDGADLYVAPGETVGLVGPNGSGKTTLLRCVYGTLAPTHGRVTLDGRDLAGFSAKERARRIATVPQDGGAAFELTVREIVAMGRSPHKRFWETDSAADAALTGQALARVGAAALHDRSFAALSGGERQRVLVARALVQQPSLLVLDEPTNHLDIRYQLDILALVTGLGTSALLALHDLNLAAYYCDRLYVLRAGRVVAHGTPHEILTPALLADVYGVAAEVSVHPVTGAPTVVYLPPGADAAEGVRR, encoded by the coding sequence ATGAACGGCCGGACCATGGAGACCGGCGCACCCGCCCCCGCCGAGCTGCGGGCCGAGGGCCTGTCGTACGGCATCGACGGCCGCCACCTGGTCGACGGCGCCGATCTCTACGTCGCGCCCGGCGAGACGGTGGGACTCGTCGGGCCCAACGGCAGCGGCAAGACCACCCTGCTGCGCTGCGTCTACGGCACCCTCGCCCCCACCCACGGCCGGGTCACCCTCGACGGGCGGGACCTGGCCGGGTTCTCCGCCAAGGAGCGGGCCCGGCGCATCGCCACCGTCCCGCAGGACGGCGGCGCCGCGTTCGAGCTGACCGTGCGCGAGATCGTCGCCATGGGCCGCTCCCCGCACAAGCGCTTCTGGGAGACCGACTCGGCGGCCGACGCCGCGCTCACCGGCCAGGCGCTGGCCCGGGTGGGCGCCGCGGCGCTGCACGACCGTTCCTTCGCCGCGCTCTCCGGCGGCGAGCGGCAGCGCGTCCTGGTCGCGCGGGCCCTCGTACAGCAGCCGTCGCTGCTCGTCCTCGACGAGCCGACCAACCACCTCGACATCCGCTACCAGCTCGACATCCTCGCCCTCGTGACCGGCCTCGGCACCAGCGCCCTGCTCGCGTTGCACGACCTCAACCTCGCCGCGTACTACTGCGACCGCCTGTACGTGCTGCGCGCGGGCCGCGTCGTCGCCCACGGCACGCCGCACGAGATCCTCACGCCCGCGCTGCTGGCCGACGTGTACGGGGTGGCGGCGGAGGTCAGCGTGCATCCGGTGACGGGGGCGCCGACGGTGGTGTACCTGCCGCCGGGGGCGGACGCTGCCGAGGGGGTACGGCGATGA